The following DNA comes from Serpentinimonas raichei.
TGGCCACCCAGCGCCGCCGGCGTGCGGACACCTTCAGCGCGCTGCAAATCGCTTGATCACTCTCCCCATCCTCCCCACACAACCTTTTTGCACACCCATGGCCCGCATCACCGTCGAAGACTGTCTGGAAAAAATCCCCAACCGCTTCCAGCTCGTGTTGGCCGCCACCTACCGGGCGCGCATGCTCAACCAGGGCCACACGCCCAAGGTCGAGAGCAAGAACAAATCGGTTGTGACCGCCCTGCGCGAAATTGCCGAGGG
Coding sequences within:
- the rpoZ gene encoding DNA-directed RNA polymerase subunit omega, which translates into the protein MARITVEDCLEKIPNRFQLVLAATYRARMLNQGHTPKVESKNKSVVTALREIAEGKIGLEMLKKVPS